In the genome of Ferrovibrio terrae, the window GGCCCAGGGGCTGTCGCTGGTGATGGCGGACAGGCGCTGCTTCGCCTGGTCGAGCGGCAGCTGGTCCAGGCCATGGAAAACGGCGAGGTAGCGCGCGAGATCGCGGAAACCGGAGGTCGCACGGCTGTCGCCGGCGATGTTGTCATAGGCGGCGATGGCGCCGGTGATATCCTTGGCCTCGATCAGGTTGGCGGCCTGCTGGAAACGGGCGAGCTGGGCATAGCCGGCGGCATCGCCGCGCGCGAGATCGGCGAAGGCGGTGGCGGCTTCGGTGTTCTTGCCGGCCTGGGCCAGGCCGAGTGCGCTGCTGAACCGGGCGCCGGCGGCGGCGGTCCTGTCGGCCTGCCAGCCCTTCCACAGCTCATAGCCGGCCACGCCGGCCAGGATCACGATCACGAACCCGATGAAGAAGGGGCTCCAGCGTTTCCAGGCCTTTGCAGCCCTGTCGCGCCGGACTTCCTCGTCAACTTCCTCGATAAAATTGGCCACACCGAACTCCGCAGACACGAATCGCCACACCCGGTCCGCGACACGGACCGAAAACGGCGCGTACCTTACCCGGATCGCCGAATGATAGCAAAGCCCGGAAGACTCCCAATTTTTCTGATAACCTTTTGATAACACTTAGACTCTTGGCAAGACTCGGGAAATCGCCTAATCTGCCGCCGCATTCGCCAAACCGAGGGCTGCGGCCCGTGTCGCCACACGGCGTCGCCGAGGGGGAGCTTCGATGAACCGATTTTGGATTGCGGCGATCACGATCGTGATCTGCGCCAGTGCCGCCGGAGTCGCTTCGGCGCAGTCTAAGAAAGCTGCGAAGCCAACCGCCCTGATTCCCTTCGAGCTGGAACGCGCCAAGGAGCGCGGCGGCAGCGCCAGCGGCCTGATCCGCCTCAACGACGATGTCGCCCGCATGTCGGCAACGCGCATCATCGAGATGCCGGTGGTCGATGGCCGCATGGGCGAACATGCCCGCCTCGACAACCTGGAACTCTTCTTCCCCTATGGCAGCGTGGTGACCGCCACCGCCGAATTCCACAAATACCGCCCGGCCCTGCTGGCCGCGAGCGACAACACGGTGCCGGAATTCAATCCCGATCCGCTGTATGATCGCGTGAAGACCTTCGACAGCCAGCTCGGCCGCGTCTGCGCCACCGAGCAGCATAGCGACGGCCGCCGCACCGAGATGCGCATCAGCCCCGACCGCGTGATGTCGGTGGTGCAGGTGATGCCGGCGAAATATGCCGGCCCCAGCTCGCAGGAGCATCCGTCCTACAAGGTGATCAGCGGCCTGGAAATGCGTTTCCTCTCCTTCAAGGAGCCGGAAGCCGACCGCCTGTATCGCCAGTGCCAGCGCCCGAGCGGCCAGAAGGTCTCGGCGGCGCAGTAATCGTTTCCCCCATATCCCGTTCCATGACTGGTTCGGATTGGTTACAGCTGGCCGCCATTTTAATGGCGGCCTTGCTGATTCTGCCGGCCGCGCTGCGCCTGCCGTGGAAGAACACACGGATACTGGCCTTTGCCGCGATCTGGCTGGCGATCTTCGCCGTGGTCGCCCTGCTCTGGCGCCTGCTGAACTGATCAGCGTCTTTCTCACGCAGTTTTTATCAGTCACTTGCATGGCGCAGCCGCTATCCTGCGCCGTCTCGCGCGCGGTCTCGTCAGACCTTGCGCGCCGTCGGCCCATAACAATTCTGCAACCGGAGAAAACCCGATGAATGCCGATCTGCTCAGTCTCATGCCGAAGGTGGACTTTTCCCGCCGCGGCTTCATGGCCACCAGCCTGATCACCGGCTTTACCGTCGCCGCGGGTCCGGTGATGGGCCAGACCGCGATCAAGACCGATGCCACCGGCCTGACCGCCGGCGAAGTCGACATCCCGGTGCCGGGCGGCACCATGAAGGCCTATCGCGCCCAGCCGGCTGGCGCCGGTCCCTTCCCCACCATCCTGGTGGTGCAGGAAATCTTCGGCGTGCACGAATACATCAAGGATACCTGCCGC includes:
- a CDS encoding tetratricopeptide repeat protein; its protein translation is MANFIEEVDEEVRRDRAAKAWKRWSPFFIGFVIVILAGVAGYELWKGWQADRTAAAGARFSSALGLAQAGKNTEAATAFADLARGDAAGYAQLARFQQAANLIEAKDITGAIAAYDNIAGDSRATSGFRDLARYLAVFHGLDQLPLDQAKQRLSAITSDSPWAANARELGAIAEFKAGNVEEARRQLTALADDPLVPAGLRGRAAELLAALGGPVQ